The genomic DNA TTAAACCAGAAATAATTTTAATTAAATTGGATTGATCGTTTAATCGGTTTTTAAAAAAGTCTGGCAATGTAATTGCATCGCCTGCTAATTCAGTATGCACACGTAATCTTGGTGCAACGACTAAATAGTTAATATAAGCACCTAAAGTTAAACCGATGGCAAGCCACAACGCGGACAAACCTGTTGAGTACACTTCTCCCGGCAACCCCATAATCATCCAACCACTCATGTCGGATGCACCAGCAGACAATGCTGTGACCCACGGTCCAATATTTCTGCCACCTAACATGTATTCACTTAAGTTGCTTGTTGCTTGTTTGTATCCGTAGTAGCCAATACCAAGTAAGATGGCAAAATAGATGATAATCATAACGTAAGTTTGCCAATCTGGATTGACTTGGCTAGATAAAGTAGAACCAACTAAAAACATATGAATCCTCCCCTTTTGATTTAAGTGACATATGGTTTATTATACAGAATAAAAAATGAATGAACAGCAGTATTTCGCTTTTTAAGATAAAAACAATTTCGAAATATATAGGGAACAGTTGATGATGATGAATCGATGGTATTATTCATGTTTAAACAGTTTTAGCGGACGACTTGGAATCGACTAATTAAATCATTTGAATTTTGAACGGCCATAGCAAAAAAGGAGATGACTAAGAAAAAATCATATTAGCGGCCAGTAAAGGGTTTGATGAACTTTTAAATATTTTAGATTTTTAGCTTAGAATTTGGTACAATTTATAGATAAAAGAGTATTTTTAAGGAGGCTATATCATCATGGCTGAAATTACCAAAGACCAGGTTGCACATATTGCTAATCTTGCGCGTTTAAATGTGACTGAAGAAGAAACAAGTGATATGCAGCAAACATTAGAAGGTATTTTAAATTTTTGTCATCAAATTGATGCTGTCGATACAGAAAATGTGAAACCAACGCATCATGTATTAGATTTACAAAATGTTTTACGTGAAGACGTGGCAGGACAAGGGTTGCCACAAGAAAAAGTATTGAGTAATGCCAAAGAAGTTGAGGCTGGGCAATTTAAAGTACCGGCAGTTATGAATGGGGAGGACGCATAAATATGAGCATCCGTTATGAGTCTATTGAAAATCTGCAAAAGATGATCAAGGAGAATCAAATTAAGCCTTCAGAAATTGTGAAAGATATTTATCAAGCAATCGAAGAAACTGATCCTACAATCCAATCATTTTTAGCATTAGATAAAGAAAATGCAATTAAAAAAGCCGAAGAATTAGATGAATTACAAGCGAAAGGCGAAATCAACGGTAAATTGTTTGGTATTCCTATGGGGATCAAAGACAATATTATCACAGAAGGTCTTGAGACAACTTGTGCAAGTAAAATGTTAGAAGGCTTTGTACCGATTTATGAGTCTACAGTGATGAAAAAACTCCATCATGAAAATGGTGTGTTAATCGGTAAGGTCAACTTAGATGAGTTTGCTATGGGTGGATCTACAGAAACGTCGTATTTCAAAAAAACTGTTAATCCATTTGATCATAAAGCGGTACCTGGTGGTTCTTCAGGTGGTTCAGCAGCAGCAGTCGCAGCTGGTTTGGTACCATTCACATTAGGAACTGACACAGGGGGCTCTATTCGCCAACCTGCAGCCTACTGTGGTGTCGTTGGTTTGAAACCAACTTACGGTCGTGTTTCTCGTTACGGTCTTGTCGCATTTGCCTCTTCGTTAGACCAAATCGGCCCAATTACAAGAAACGTGAAAGATAATGCGCTTGTTTTAGAAGCTATCGTTGGTGAAGACGAAATGGATTCAACAAGTGCTCCAGATGGATCAACTGACTTTACATCAGAAATTGGTCAAGATATTAAAGGAATGAAAATAGGTCTACCTAAAGAATATATCGGCGAAGGTGTCGACCCAGAAGTCAAAGAAGCGGTATTGAAAGCGGCAGAAACGTTCAAATCTTTAGGTGCAATCGTTGAAGAAGTATCATTACCTAGAACATCTTATGGGATCCCTTCTTACTATGTGATTGCCTCAGCGGAAGCATCATCTAACTTAGCACGTTTTGATGGTATTCGCTATGGTTACCACTCTAAAGAAGCCCAAACATTAGAAGAATTATACAAACTTTCAAGAAGTGAAGGTTTTGGTCAAGAAGTAAAACGTCGTATTTTATTAGGTACGTATGTATTAAGTTCAGGCTATTATGATGCCTATTATAAAAAAGCACAAAAAGTCCGTACATTAATCAAACAAGATTTTGAAAGTGTATTTGAAGACTATGATGTTATTTTAGGACCTACAACACCAACTGTCGCATTTGATATTGGAGCTGAAATCAACGATCCATTGACAATGTACGCAAACGATTTGTTAACTACGCCTGTCAACTTAGCAGGGTTACCTGGTATCTCTATACCTTGTGGTTTAGCAGAAAATGGTCGTCCTATCGGTTTACAAATTATTGGTAAGCCATTTGATGAAAAAACAGTTTACCGTGTGGCACATCAATACGAAACGCAATTTAATTTACACGACCAATATCAAAAATTATAAGGAGTGGCAATCAATGCATTTTGAAACAATAATCGGACTTGAAGTCCATGTTGAATTGAAAACAGACTCAAAAATGTTTTCGAATGCACCAGTAGCATACGGTGCTGAGCCAAATACAAACACAACCGTGATCGATTTAGGTTACCCTGGTGTCTTACCAACGGTTAACCGTCGTGCAGTGGACTGGTCAATGCGTGCAGCGATGGCCTTAAATATGGAAATTGCTACAGAATCTAAGTTTGACCGTAAAAACTATTTTTATCCAGACAATCCAAAGGCCTACCAAATCTCTCAATTAGATCAGCCCATTGGAGAAAATGGTTATATTGATATTGAAGTGAACGGTGAAACAAAACGTATTGGTATTACAAGATTGCATATGGAAGAAGACGCAGGGAAATCGACACATAAAAACGGCTACTCACTTGTTGACTTAAACCGTCAAGGGACACCACTTGTAGAAATCGTTTCAGAACCTGATATTCGTTCACCAGAAGAAGCATATGCTTATTTAGAAAAATTACGTTCTATCATTCAATATACAGGCGTATCTGACTGTAAAATGGAAGAGGGTTCATTACGTTGTGATGCGAACATCTCTTTACGACCATACGGACAAGAAAAATTTGGTACAAAAGCCGAATTGAAAAACTTGAATTCATTTAACAATGTTCGTAAAGGTTTAGAATATGAAGTTAAACGCCAAGAAGAAGAACTCTTAAATGGTGGCGAAATTCTACAAGAAACACGTCGTTTCGAGGAATCAACAGGCAAAACAATCTTGATGCGTGTTAAAGAAGCATCAGATGATTATCGTTATTTCCCAGAACCAGACATCGTGCCATTGTACATTGATGAAGACTGGAAAGCGCGTGTTCGTGCTTCAATTCCTGAACTTCCAGATGCACGTAAAGATAAATATGTAAAAGAATATGGTTTACCTGAATACGATGCACACGTTCTAACATTAACAAAAGAAATGTCTGACTTCTTTGAAGAAGCAGTCGCTGAAGGTGCAGAAGTGAAGCTCATTTCAAACTGGTTAATGGGCGGAGTTAATGAATATTTAAATAAAAACCAAATTGAATTACAAGATACAGCACTTACACCAACGAATTTAGCAGGCATGATCAAATTGATTCAAGATGGTACGATGAGTAGCAAAATTGCGAAAAAAGTATTCCCTGAATTAGCTAAAAATGGTGGGGATGCTAAACAAATCATGAAAGATAAAGGCCTAGTTCAAATTTCAGATGAAGGTGAAATTCTTAAATTTGTTCAAGAGGCAATTGCAAATAATCCACAATCTGTTGAAGACTTTAAAAACGGAAAAGGAAAAGCGATGGGCTTCTTAGTAGGTCAAATCATGAAATTATCTAAAGGACAAGCTAATCCACAATTAGCAAACCAATTGTTAAAACAAGAATTAGAAAAGCAATAAAGGTTTAATTTAATATAACAAACGGGACTGGGTTTTTATGCTCAGCCCCGTTTTTTCTATTTAAAAATAGACTTCCTCAAGTAGAAACGTATCTATCTAAATTTTTAGTCTAAAAATCATAAATGTCCTATCTACTAAAAAAATGATTGTTTGTTTATAGATTCTTTTTAAAAAGCATATATACAGCATACACAGATGTATTAACAAATAATGGCACTAAACAATAAGCAAAAATGACAAAAAAATCTCCATCGGCTTTCAAAATAAAGAAAAACAATATAAGTGAGAAACAGCTAATTATCAGGCCTAAAAAAGGTAAGCTTCTTATATAAATATCTAAATTTTCTTTTGCTTTTTTCACTAGGTTACCTCCGAATAATCATTTCACTGCAAAAATTCTTAAATAATATTTATATACAAAAAAATATATGATTATAGGTTGTTAATCAAATAAAATCGTAAGTATAAAGTGGCTTAAAATGATTAATTTTGAAGTAAAGGTTAATCATAAATAAATGCTTTAAATGCATAAAAATAGTTAGATAAACTCCATCCAAATACATTTAACATCATAGCTAATTGTCTATGTATCAGGGAAGCAATAGAGGCTCAGTCGCTACTTTGAATAAATTTGATTAAATTTAAACGTTTTTAGCTTTCAATACAACAATGTTTACTATAATATAAGTTGTGAGTACTGAAAAATTGAGGGATAGAAATGAGAAAACGCGCGAGAATAATTTATAATCCTACATCAGGAAAAGAAATGTTTAAACGAGCTTTGCCTGACGTACTTGTTAAAATGGAACAGGCTGGTTATGAAACAAGTGCCTATGCCACGCAAAGGGTAGGCGATGCAACGGAAGAAGCTGCGCGAGCTATAGATGCGCATTATGATTTGTTAGTTGTTGCAGGTGGTGACGGGACTTTAAATGAAGTCGTGAATGGTATTGCCGAAAAACCACAACGTCCCAAACTTGGATTGATTCCTATGGGAACGGTTAATGACTTTGGAAGAGCGCTTCATCTACCTACAGATATATTTGAAGCGGTCGATGTCATTTTGGAAGGCAAAACAGTTCAAGTCGATATTGGAAAAATGAATAGTCGCTATTTTATTAATTTAGCAGGTGGCGGTAAAATCACAGAAGTTTCGTACGAGGCACCTAGCAAGTTAAAATCAATAGTTGGCCCATTTGCATATTACATTAAAGGATTTGAAATGTTGCCACAGATGCATGCGGTTGATGTCCGAATTGAATATGATTCACATGTTTTTGAGGGTGAAATCATGTTATTCCTACTTGGATTAACGAATTCGATGGCAGGATTTGAAAAACTAGTGCCGGATGCCAAATTAGATGACGGTAAATTTACTTTATTAATTGTGGAAAAAGCAAATTTAGCTGAACTCGGTCATATTATGACTTTGGCTTCTAGAGGGGAACATATTAAACATCCAAAAGTACACTACCATAAGGCACAGTCGATTAATATTTCCTCGTTCAGCGATATGCCATTAAATGTAGATGGTGAGTACGGGGGTCAGTTACCGGCGAACTTTTTAAACTTAGTCCGTCATATCGAGGTCTTTTCGCCAGGGCAAGATCGCAATGAATTACTGATTGACGAACCGACGCAGTCTGAATAAAATGGATAAAGTGTCACCATCGTATCGTGTTATACTATCTTGATGAAACAACACATCAACGTGGGGTGGAATTTTAAATCTAGTGTTAGATTTGATTCCACTCCTTTATCTTTGGTTAAAAGAACTTCTAATTCGAAAAAGTGAGTTGAATAACATGGATTTAGTTAAAAAAAATGAAGTTTATGAAGGGGAAGTTGTGGATCTCACACATGAAGGGCATGGTGTAGTCAAAAAGGAACGTTATCCAATATTTATTCCACAAACTTTAGTCGATGAGAAAATAAAATATAAAGTTATTAAAGTTAAAAAGAATTTTGCGATAGGGAAGTTAATAGAAGTTCAATCACCGAGTCAAGACCGTGTCGAACCGCCTTGTGTCTATTATCAACAATGTGGCGGGTGTCAATTACAACATCTTTCTTATGAAGCGCAGTTGGAGATGAAAAGAAAACAAGTGATTAATCTTTTCCATCACAAAGGGAAGATGACGCATGTGCCTATTCATCCTACAGTTGGAATGGAGCACCCTTGGCATTATCGTAATAAGTCACAAATTCCTGTAGGTGCGGGGCGTCACAATGAAGTCGAAATGGGTTTTTATCGTCAACGCAGTCATCAAATTATTGATATGGAACAGTGTCTCATTCAATATGATGATCAAAATGAAATGATGACTATGGTGAAAGATTTATTAAAAAAATATCACATCGCGCCTTATGATGAACAACAACATAAAGGATTAGTCCGTCATTTAGTTGTTAGAAAAGGCTATTATACACAAGAGATTATGGTTATCTTTGTGATAAATGGGACGAAACTTCCATATCAAGATGAAATTGTAGCGGCATTAACACAAAAATTTAAAAATATAAAAAGTATCAAGTTGAACTTTCAACGCGATCGATCCAACGTGATTATGGGAAAAACATCTCGAACAATCTATGGTCAAGAAATCATTGAAGATCAATTGGAACAGCTTACTTTTGAAATTGGAGACTTGTCTTTCTATCAAATTAATGTCACACAAACACAAAAGTTATACGCGAAAGCACTCGAATATGCAAAGTTAACAGGTCGTGAAACGGTACTAGATGCGTATTGTGGCATAGGGACAATTGGCTTATTTATGGCACCGCATGCGAAACATGTGTATGGGGTAGAGGCGGTACCTGAAGCGATTGAAGATGCGCAACGAAATGCACAAAAAAATCATATTTCTAATACGACATTTGTTGCGGGGACTGCTGAAGATGTTATCTTGAAGTGGCAGAAAGAAGGTATTCAACCCGATGTTGTTACGGTCGATCCCCCTCGTAAAGGCTGTGACGCAACATTTATTCAGACTTTGAATCAACTTGCACCTCAACGCATTGTCTATGTCTCTTGTAATCCAAGTACGCAGTTAAGAGATATCGAAAGTCTTACCAATCAATATGAACTAAAAGAGATAACGCCAGTAGATATGTTTCCGCATACAACACATGTTGAAACTGTGGCACTTTTAGAAAGAAAATAGGGCTTTAGTCGCTACAACTGTATACAATTGTAAGTTATAATAGAGATAACAGATACATCATAAGAGGGTGAATGCATGTATAGAATTGACCTTTTTCATAATAGGCAAGTGATGAAGCGCTTCTTATTGCTTCAGGTTATAGTTGTGTTAGCTTTTATTGTATTGAGTTATAAATGGGCGATGATTGTCACTACAATTCAAGAACAACGCTTTTTTACAAATATAATTATTGGTATTTTAGGGTTTTTGGTTATCGTTTGTTTTCATGAGGGGATGAAAACATTACTTTTTAAGATGATTTCAAATGAGCAATCACGTTCTTATCAACTGAAAAACGGTGTACTTTTAACATTTTTGCCTGAGTATTTCTTTAATCGAATTACGTTTTTAACGGTAATGTTACTGCCATCCGTTTTAATTTGTTTATTGTTATTTGTTATTTTCATCAACCTGCCTTATACATCTGTTATATTTGTTTTTGCGATTTACATGGGTTATTGTTTAATTTCTTTTTACCTTGTTTTTATCGCGTTGAAAGATAAAAAAGCACAGTATTTTGAAATGACAGAAGATGGATTAATATTATATCAACAGAAGCCAACACACTATACTCATAAAATGAATGATTAAAATCTTCGATGATAAATGCACATGTGAAGATCAACAATCGACCACACTAAAACGAACGGCATGTCACAGTGCACCGTTCATTAAAGTGTAGTCGATTTTTATTATGAAATGAGTTATAAAGTCAGCTGGTCTAACATCATTATCTAGGGAATTTGGATGCTAAAAAGGTGTTTATTTTTGCTGTGTCTTAGCAAATTTTCGTACTTTAATCTCTGTTGTAATAACGATGATAAGAGAGATGAAGATAATGAGAAAAGCTTGAATGATGATTGACATTTCTTGAATAAAATGAAGTAAATCATAAATCAACCAGCCGATGCCGATGATGAGTGAAATCATACTGATCTTGAAAAAATCCTTTAAAGATTGGCGCTGAGCAAATAGCCAAATTTCAGTGGATTTAAATGTTGTAGGTGTTCTAAAACCAATCCATAAGTTGGGTTGATCACCAATATGATTCTTTAGCGCATGGTGCATTAATTTTATAATGAGTAAATAAATCAAATTGATGGCTGTTAATAGCATAGGTTTACATCTCCTTTGTGAGGTAGGCTGTATTGTTGCTAATCTCTTTTATTATAGTATTTTTTAGCAACTTATAGCATAATTATTTTTGATAATTGAATAATTGGGGTTAATTTGTTTTTGCAATATTAAATGTTTTGATGTAGCTATAATCATATTTGTCTGAGTAAATGGAGCGCGATTTTTACGAGTTAGATTTAAACATCAATCAAATTGATAGAACAAAATGAATCTGTCCGTTTAAATTAAAGCATGTGAAGGAAAGCGATGGATGAGAGGAGGGTGTTATATGAGTGAGCGTCGTATTATTCATATTGATATGGATTTCTTTTTTGCACAAGTGGAAGTACGTGACCATCCGAAATTACGAGGAAAGCCCGTTATTGTGGGTGGGAAAGCAAGTGGGCGGGGTGTGGTTTCTACAGCATCTTATGAAGCTAGAGCTTTTGGTGTACATTCAGCCATGCCTATGGCGAGAGCGCACCAGTTATGCCCGGACGGTTATTATGTTACGCCGAGATATGAAGTGTATCGAGAAGTTTCCCAACAAATTATGGATATATTTAAAAGTTATACAGATCAAGTGGAACCTTTGTCTTTAGATGAGGCTTTTTTAGACATTACTGACTTAGTACGCCCCGACCTTCCTGCATCACGTATTGCTCAATTTATACGTCGAGACATTTATGAGAAAACGAAGCTGACTTCAAGCGCAGGTGTCTCATATAATAAATTTCTTGCCAAATTAGCCAGTGGTATGAATAAACCCAACGGACTCACAGTTATTGATTATGACAATGTACATGATATTTTAATGGGGTTAGATATCGGTGATTTTCCAGGTGTAGGGAAGGCCTCAAAAGCGAAGATGCAACAACATGATATTTTTACTGGAAAAGATTTATATCAAAAATCAGAAAGAGAGCTTGTGCAACTTTTTGGAAAGAAAGGGCAACATCTTTATGAGCGTGTACGGGGTCGTGATCAGAGAAGTGTTAAATCAGAGCGGATTCGGAAAAGTGTGGGGGCAGAACGTACTTTTTCAATCGATACGAATGATGACGAAGAGATATTACAAAAAATTGAAATGCTGTGTGATAAAATTGCTGAGCGACTTGAAAAATTGAATCAAGCGGGGCGAACTGTGACAGTGAAAATTAAGACGGACCGCTTTGAAAATTATTCCAAACAGCGAAGTTTAAATACACCGGTCAGAGAAGCGGAAGACATTTATCAAGTGGCTTACGAACTTTATTATGAGCTTAAAGAAGCAGATACGCCGATTCGATTAATCGGGGTCACAGTCGGTAGTTTGCAAGATGCGTTTTTTCGAAATATGACCATTTATGATTATTTATAATGAATCTTTATCGGTCAGTTGCTTACCGTAAATTTGAAGCACATTTTCTAAACTTGGATAGTGTTTTAAAAGGCGATAAGTAATCATGGCACATGCTTTAGCATCATTTAAAGCGTCATGGTGCCCATGAAAGTCCAATTTAAAATGTGACATCATATGTTTAAGGCCGTGTCGTTTAGAAGCAACAGTACGTTTTGATAATTGATAAGAACAAAAGTAAGTCATTGGAGGCGTTTGCATATTTGCAGCTTGAATGCTAGCATGCAATACAGACATATCAAACGCAGCATTGTGCGCGACAACAGGTAAATCATCTATAAATTGCATCATATAAGGATACACATATGCAAAATCAGGTGCATCTTGTACATCATTTTGATGAATACCATGTATTCTAATATTTTGTGGTGAGAAATAATCTTTCGGATTGACCAATGTATAAAACGTTTCAGTCAGCTGATTATCAACCACTTTGACCATTCCCACTGAACAAATGCTTGTTCTTTTATAATTGGCAGTTTCAAAATCGAGTGCTACAAAGGCATTAGTCGCCATGTCATTCAACTCCGTTAAAAAAGATATATAAATATTAACATAATCTAAGAAATCATAAAAATAATTTTCATAATGATAGATTGCATGATGAATATAAATAAGACATCCATCAAAACGATAGCGTAAAGATGGATGTCTCATTTAATTTTAAAAGTTTCGCATGATAAAAAATACAAATCGTTGTTTAACAGCAACCGACTTTGCTGAATATAACTGATTTTTATTTCAATTATGCTTGGTCATTAAATCGACGTGAAGCTAATTCTTTTTCGTATAAATAAAGCGTATTTGCATCATCACCAATACGTTTTAAATAATCGATATGCGTTTCAAACATTGCTTCTTCTTCAACTTGTTCATCTAAGAACCAGTTTAAAAATGAAATTGTCGCATAATCTTTTTCTTCACGCGCGATTTCAGAGAGTTCATAAAAATGTTTTGTGACATGTTGTTCTTGTTTGAGTCCATCTTCAAATGTTTCAAGTATAGAATTAAAGTCAACTTTAGGTGCATTCAAGTCGCTGAATACCGCTTTTTCACCGCGATCATTGATGTAATCATAAATCTTTTGACCGTGGAAACGTTCTTCTTTAGCTTGTTCTATATAGAAATTTGCAAAGCCCTCATAAGAATGATAGTCACAATATGCAGCCATAGCCATATACGCATGAGCTGCAAAGTATTCATGATTCATTTGTTGATTTAAAGCATCTAGTAATTTTTGATTTAACATAAAAGTCACCCCATTGTAAGATTGTGCCCCACAGACATTTTACCCTTTTTCAATCATTGATGCAAAAATGCAATTCGAGTGGGTGACTATAAATATATCCTAAAAATAGGGGCGTTAATCTATCATCGTTTAATTTATTTTGTAAAATCGCGCGTCATGGTATAATGTTTTAAGTAAATTGGAGGAGAAAGTGCTATGAGACAATGGACAGCAATTCATATGGCAAAGCTTGCCAGAAAAGCAAGTCGTGCAACAGGCCGAAAAGGGACAGATTTGCCAGGTCAAGTTGCGAGAAAAATTGATAAAGATATTTTACGTAAATTAGCAGGTCGTGTTGATGAAGTTGTATTTGTGAGTGGCACAAATGGTAAAACGACGACCTCTAATTTAATCGGTCATACATTAAGAGCGAATAACATTGAGATTATTCACAATAATGAAGGTGCAAACATGGCAGCTGGTATCACTTCAGCTTTCATTGTTCAATCTTCAAATCAAACAAAAATTGCAATTATAGAAATTGACGAAGGCTCAATACCACGTGTTTTAAAGGAAATGACGCCAACGAAAATGGTTTTTACTAATTTTTTCAGAGATCAAATGGATCGTTTTGGAGAAATTGATATTATGGTGAACGGTATTATTTCAGCGATTCAAGGTAAAGGTATTCATCTTTTATTAAATGCAGATGACCCATTCGTCAGTCGTTTGAAAATTGCGAGTGATCATGTCACATATTATGGCATGAAAGCACATGCGTATACATTTGAACAGTCTACGATGAATGAAAGCCGATACTGTCCGAGTTGTGGGGCGCTTTTAAACTATTCCCATATTCATTATAATCAGCTAGGACACTATACATGTCGATGTGGTTTCAATCGTCAAACTCCGAAATACGAAGTGAAATCATTTACAATTAATCCTTTTATTAAAATGAATGTTAATGATGCGACATTCGACATGAAAATAGCTGGGGATTTTAACGCGTATAATGCGTTAGCAGCTTATACAGTTTTAAGAGACCTTGGTTTAGATAATGATGCTATTAAAAAAGGCTTTGAAACATATACGTCTGATAATGGTCGAATGCAGTATTTCGAAAGTGGTACAAAAAAAGCCCTCATTAATTTAGCTAAAAACCCTGCTGGTATGAATGCTTCCATTGCGATGGGAGAGAAATTAAATGAATCGAAAGTATATGTAATCAGCTTAAATGATTTTGCGGCAGATGGTAAAGATACATCATGGATTTATGATGCGGATTTTGAAAAGTTAAGCGAGCAAGAAATTGAAGCGATTATTGTGACTGGGGCAAGAGCGGAAGAATTACAATTACGCTTAAAAATTGCGGAAGTAACTGTTCCAATTATTCTTGAAAAAGATATCTATAAAGCTACAGCAATGACTATGAATTATGAAAGTTTTACAGTTGCGATTCCAAACTATACGTCTTTAGCACCAATGCTTGAACAATTAAATCGCTCGTTTGAGGAGGATGAGCCTAATGCATGAGTTAACGGTTTATCATTTTATGCCAGATAAATTAAATTTATATAGT from Staphylococcus schleiferi includes the following:
- a CDS encoding Mur ligase family protein produces the protein MRQWTAIHMAKLARKASRATGRKGTDLPGQVARKIDKDILRKLAGRVDEVVFVSGTNGKTTTSNLIGHTLRANNIEIIHNNEGANMAAGITSAFIVQSSNQTKIAIIEIDEGSIPRVLKEMTPTKMVFTNFFRDQMDRFGEIDIMVNGIISAIQGKGIHLLLNADDPFVSRLKIASDHVTYYGMKAHAYTFEQSTMNESRYCPSCGALLNYSHIHYNQLGHYTCRCGFNRQTPKYEVKSFTINPFIKMNVNDATFDMKIAGDFNAYNALAAYTVLRDLGLDNDAIKKGFETYTSDNGRMQYFESGTKKALINLAKNPAGMNASIAMGEKLNESKVYVISLNDFAADGKDTSWIYDADFEKLSEQEIEAIIVTGARAEELQLRLKIAEVTVPIILEKDIYKATAMTMNYESFTVAIPNYTSLAPMLEQLNRSFEEDEPNA